One genomic region from Nymphaea colorata isolate Beijing-Zhang1983 chromosome 12, ASM883128v2, whole genome shotgun sequence encodes:
- the LOC116265926 gene encoding probable isoaspartyl peptidase/L-asparaginase 3 isoform X4 — MEVGAVAAMRYVKDGIAAARLVMRHTRHTLLVGEMASRFAISMGLPGPADLSSPDSMDKWTKWKENSCQPNFWKNVSPSHGCGPYLPVDETSTATNGCNSTIGLPESCRINRHSHDTISMAVIDERRHIAVGTSTNGATFKIPGRVGDGPIAGSSSYADDEVGACGATGDGDIMMRFLPCYQVVESMRLGMEPKRAAEDAVLRIGRKYPDFVGAVFAVNRDGVHGGACYGWTFQYSVRSPNMQDVEVFTVLPLSVR; from the exons ATGGAAGTTGGGGCTGTTGCTGCTATGAGATACGTAAAAGATGGAATCGCAGCTGCAAGATTAGTCATGAGACACACCAGGCATACTCTGCTTGTTGGGGAGATGGCTTCGAGATTTGCAATTTCCATGGGTCTTCCAGGACCAGCTGATCTAAGCTCCCCAGATTCCATGGATAAATGGACTAAATGGAAGGAGAATTCATGCCAACCTAATTTCTGGAAGAATGTGTCTCCTTCTCATGGATGTGGGCCTTATCTTCCTGTTGATGAAACATCAACTGCAACCAATGGATGCAATTCAACGATTGGGTTACCTGAATCTTGCCGTATCAACCGACACAGCCATGACACAATCTCCATGGCAGTCATTGACGAG AGGAGGCATATTGCTGTCGGTACATCGACAAATGGTGCTACCTTCAAAATCCCTGGAAG GGTTGGTGATGGGCCTATTGCTGGTTCTTCGTCCTATGCTGATGATGAAGTCGGTGCTTGTGGAGCAACAGGTGATGGTGACATCATGATGCGCTTCCTCCCCTG TTACCAAGTTGTTGAAAGCATGAGGCTGGGCATGGAGCCCAAAAGAGCTGCTGAAGATGCCGTTCTGCGGATTGGACGCAAATACCCAGATTTTGTTGGTGCTGTTTTCGCCGTGAACAGGGATGGTGTGCATGGTGGTGCTTGCTATGGATGGACTTTCCAATACTCAGTGAGGAGTCCAAACATGCAAGATGTGGAAGTGTTCACCGTTCTGCCTCTAAGTGTAAGATGA
- the LOC116265928 gene encoding uncharacterized protein LOC116265928 isoform X2 → MAEIDGGTWWWAVAGSAQLVAGLAAYRRGSGGSSTMMPFKAFGVASLFVGSASCAVAGVVHASGIRQVDDLKRLGQSIRSKLGVPPRSSSNGGQAI, encoded by the exons ATGGCGGAGATCGACGGGGGGACGTGGTGGTGGGCGGTCGCCGGATCGGCTCAGCTGGTGGCCGGACTGGCTGCGTATAGGCGTGGGAGCGGCGGCTCGTCCACGATGATGCCCTTCAAGGCCTTCGGCGTCGCTTCGCTCTTCGTGGGATCCGCTTCCTGCGCCGTCGCCGGCGTCGTCCACGCCTCCGGCATCCGCCAG GTGGACGATTTGAAGCGGCTTGGTCAAAGCATACGATCAAAGCTCGGCGTCCCACCCAGGAGCTCCAGCAATGGCGGACAGGCGATTTGA
- the LOC116265927 gene encoding transcription factor DUO1 isoform X1, translating into MRETGSSSSRSSHMSPKTTDSLPAMRKGPWLPEEDEILLEYVRQFGARDWSSIRSKGLLPRTGKSCRLRWVNKLKPDLKSRCKFSPEEERIVIELQAKFGNKWARIATYLPGRTDNDVKNFWSTRQKRLARMLQAPAPGQASSSSSSAAPTSIMAPPTSAMAPTPTPTPTQAPALQYPPPKLVTMDARGIDPVARIRIFQEFSVFEAPLLNPLPFSGEPQCDQTSNCSTVLGNADVITMVRLPDMINENILNLDANSRPPQQLRCSNTKVEEEDHLTIGSHIPQPPLDVQFVPMMDDFAPGFYDDDFPADSIGQEDPLKLPLSLPTLDYDEEKVGTKQEDTDDPATPDSFFDDFPTDMFDCSEPVPTPTTLPDW; encoded by the exons ATGAGAGAAActggcagcagcagcagcaggagcAGCCACATGAGCCCGAAAACCACAGACTCACTTCCAGCCATGAGAAAGGGTCCATGGCTGCCTGAGGAAGATGAGATCCTCCTAGAGTACGTCAGGCAATTTGGTGCCAGAGATTGGAGCTCCATTCGATCCAAAGGTTTGCTACCAAGAACAGGAAAATCATGCCGCCTGCGCTGGGTTAACAAGCTTAAGCCTGACTTAAAGAG CAGGTGCAAGTTCTCACCCGAAGAGGAGAGGATAGTGATAGAACTGCAAGCCAAATTCGGTAATAAATGGGCTAGAATTGCTACTTATCTACCAGGAAGGACCGACAATGATGTGAAGAATTTCTGGAGTACAAGACAGAAGAGGTTGGCAAGGATGCTTCAAGCTCCAGCACCGGGACAAGCATCGTCGTCGTCATCATCTGCGGCTCCGACTTCGATTATGGCTCCTCCGACTTCGGCTATGGCTCCGACTCCGACTCCGACTCCGACTCAGGCTCCGGCATTGCAGTACCCACCACCTAAGCTTGTTACAATGGATGCCAGGGGCATAGATCCAGTTGCAAGGATCAGAATTTTCCAAGAATTTTCGGTGTTTGAG GCACCCCTTCTCAATCCCTTGCCGTTCTCCGGCGAACCACAATGCGATCAAACCTCGAACTGTTCCACCGTTCTTGGCAACGCTGATGTGATCACCATGGTTCGCTTGCCGGATATGATCAACGAAAATATCCTCAACCTGGACGCGAACAGCCGTCCGCCCCAACAACTCAGGTGCAGCAACACaaaggttgaagaagaagatcatctAACAATTGGCAGCCACATCCCACAACCTCCATTGGATGTCCAGTTTGTGCCAATGATGGATGACTTTGCTCCTGGATTCTACGACGATGATTTTCCGGCGGACAGCATTGGCCAGGAAGACCCGTTGAAGCTCCCACTCAGTTTGCCAACATTGGATTATGATGAAGAAAAAGTAGGAACCAAGCAAGAGGATACCGACGACCCGGCTACTCCTGACAGCTTCTTTGATGATTTTCCAACAGACATGTTTGACTGCTCGGAGCCAGTGCCTACGCCAACAACACTGCCGGACTGGTGA
- the LOC116265926 gene encoding probable isoaspartyl peptidase/L-asparaginase 3 isoform X1, with translation MARVVNEIMLCSVLFVIYKALVASCQVGGGEGNDLEQVGVLSLDKNGGIIGEDDGVMKREREVSVGYPLVVSTWPFIKAVRAAWEAVRNGYSAIDAVVEGCSACEELRCDGTVGPGGSPDENGETTIDALLMDGATMEVGAVAAMRYVKDGIAAARLVMRHTRHTLLVGEMASRFAISMGLPGPADLSSPDSMDKWTKWKENSCQPNFWKNVSPSHGCGPYLPVDETSTATNGCNSTIGLPESCRINRHSHDTISMAVIDERRHIAVGTSTNGATFKIPGRVGDGPIAGSSSYADDEVGACGATGDGDIMMRFLPCYQVVESMRLGMEPKRAAEDAVLRIGRKYPDFVGAVFAVNRDGVHGGACYGWTFQYSVRSPNMQDVEVFTVLPLSVR, from the exons ATGGCGCGTGTTGTGAACGAAATCATGCTCTGCTCGGTTCTTTTTGTTATCTAT AAGGCGCTTGTTGCGTCTTGTCAGgttggaggaggagaagggaaCGATCTCGAGCAGGTGGGTGTTCTTTCTTTGGACAAGAATGGGGGTATCATTGGAGAAGATGATGGAGTTATGAAGCGAGAACGTGAGGTTTCTGTGGGATATCCTTTGGTAGTAAGCACATGGCCCTTCATCAAGGCCGTCAGGGCAGCATGGGAAGCGGTGCGCAATGGGTATTCGGCCATTGATGCAGTAGTCGAGGGGTGCTCCGCATGTGAGGAATTGAGATGTGATGGCACTG TTGGGCCTGGAGGAAGTCCAGATGAAAATGGAGAGACCACAATTGACGCTCTGCTTATGGATGGG GCAACCATGGAAGTTGGGGCTGTTGCTGCTATGAGATACGTAAAAGATGGAATCGCAGCTGCAAGATTAGTCATGAGACACACCAGGCATACTCTGCTTGTTGGGGAGATGGCTTCGAGATTTGCAATTTCCATGGGTCTTCCAGGACCAGCTGATCTAAGCTCCCCAGATTCCATGGATAAATGGACTAAATGGAAGGAGAATTCATGCCAACCTAATTTCTGGAAGAATGTGTCTCCTTCTCATGGATGTGGGCCTTATCTTCCTGTTGATGAAACATCAACTGCAACCAATGGATGCAATTCAACGATTGGGTTACCTGAATCTTGCCGTATCAACCGACACAGCCATGACACAATCTCCATGGCAGTCATTGACGAG AGGAGGCATATTGCTGTCGGTACATCGACAAATGGTGCTACCTTCAAAATCCCTGGAAG GGTTGGTGATGGGCCTATTGCTGGTTCTTCGTCCTATGCTGATGATGAAGTCGGTGCTTGTGGAGCAACAGGTGATGGTGACATCATGATGCGCTTCCTCCCCTG TTACCAAGTTGTTGAAAGCATGAGGCTGGGCATGGAGCCCAAAAGAGCTGCTGAAGATGCCGTTCTGCGGATTGGACGCAAATACCCAGATTTTGTTGGTGCTGTTTTCGCCGTGAACAGGGATGGTGTGCATGGTGGTGCTTGCTATGGATGGACTTTCCAATACTCAGTGAGGAGTCCAAACATGCAAGATGTGGAAGTGTTCACCGTTCTGCCTCTAAGTGTAAGATGA
- the LOC116265927 gene encoding transcription factor DUO1 isoform X2, with protein MRETGSSSSRSSHMSPKTTDSLPAMRKGPWLPEEDEILLEYVRQFGARDWSSIRSKGLLPRTGKSCRLRWVNKLKPDLKRCKFSPEEERIVIELQAKFGNKWARIATYLPGRTDNDVKNFWSTRQKRLARMLQAPAPGQASSSSSSAAPTSIMAPPTSAMAPTPTPTPTQAPALQYPPPKLVTMDARGIDPVARIRIFQEFSVFEAPLLNPLPFSGEPQCDQTSNCSTVLGNADVITMVRLPDMINENILNLDANSRPPQQLRCSNTKVEEEDHLTIGSHIPQPPLDVQFVPMMDDFAPGFYDDDFPADSIGQEDPLKLPLSLPTLDYDEEKVGTKQEDTDDPATPDSFFDDFPTDMFDCSEPVPTPTTLPDW; from the exons ATGAGAGAAActggcagcagcagcagcaggagcAGCCACATGAGCCCGAAAACCACAGACTCACTTCCAGCCATGAGAAAGGGTCCATGGCTGCCTGAGGAAGATGAGATCCTCCTAGAGTACGTCAGGCAATTTGGTGCCAGAGATTGGAGCTCCATTCGATCCAAAGGTTTGCTACCAAGAACAGGAAAATCATGCCGCCTGCGCTGGGTTAACAAGCTTAAGCCTGACTTAAAGAG GTGCAAGTTCTCACCCGAAGAGGAGAGGATAGTGATAGAACTGCAAGCCAAATTCGGTAATAAATGGGCTAGAATTGCTACTTATCTACCAGGAAGGACCGACAATGATGTGAAGAATTTCTGGAGTACAAGACAGAAGAGGTTGGCAAGGATGCTTCAAGCTCCAGCACCGGGACAAGCATCGTCGTCGTCATCATCTGCGGCTCCGACTTCGATTATGGCTCCTCCGACTTCGGCTATGGCTCCGACTCCGACTCCGACTCCGACTCAGGCTCCGGCATTGCAGTACCCACCACCTAAGCTTGTTACAATGGATGCCAGGGGCATAGATCCAGTTGCAAGGATCAGAATTTTCCAAGAATTTTCGGTGTTTGAG GCACCCCTTCTCAATCCCTTGCCGTTCTCCGGCGAACCACAATGCGATCAAACCTCGAACTGTTCCACCGTTCTTGGCAACGCTGATGTGATCACCATGGTTCGCTTGCCGGATATGATCAACGAAAATATCCTCAACCTGGACGCGAACAGCCGTCCGCCCCAACAACTCAGGTGCAGCAACACaaaggttgaagaagaagatcatctAACAATTGGCAGCCACATCCCACAACCTCCATTGGATGTCCAGTTTGTGCCAATGATGGATGACTTTGCTCCTGGATTCTACGACGATGATTTTCCGGCGGACAGCATTGGCCAGGAAGACCCGTTGAAGCTCCCACTCAGTTTGCCAACATTGGATTATGATGAAGAAAAAGTAGGAACCAAGCAAGAGGATACCGACGACCCGGCTACTCCTGACAGCTTCTTTGATGATTTTCCAACAGACATGTTTGACTGCTCGGAGCCAGTGCCTACGCCAACAACACTGCCGGACTGGTGA
- the LOC116265928 gene encoding uncharacterized protein LOC116265928 isoform X1, giving the protein MAEIDGGTWWWAVAGSAQLVAGLAAYRRGSGGSSTMMPFKAFGVASLFVGSASCAVAGVVHASGIRQISRPSTQTFHRLDSGGRFEAAWSKHTIKARRPTQELQQWRTGDLTIIPPPGS; this is encoded by the exons ATGGCGGAGATCGACGGGGGGACGTGGTGGTGGGCGGTCGCCGGATCGGCTCAGCTGGTGGCCGGACTGGCTGCGTATAGGCGTGGGAGCGGCGGCTCGTCCACGATGATGCCCTTCAAGGCCTTCGGCGTCGCTTCGCTCTTCGTGGGATCCGCTTCCTGCGCCGTCGCCGGCGTCGTCCACGCCTCCGGCATCCGCCAG ATATCTCGACCATCGACTCAAACGTTTCACCGTTTGGACTCAGGTGGACGATTTGAAGCGGCTTGGTCAAAGCATACGATCAAAGCTCGGCGTCCCACCCAGGAGCTCCAGCAATGGCGGACAGGCGATTTGACTATCATACCTCCACCAGGCAGCTGA
- the LOC116265926 gene encoding probable isoaspartyl peptidase/L-asparaginase 3 isoform X3: protein MARVVNEIMLCSVLFVIYVGGGEGNDLEQVGVLSLDKNGGIIGEDDGVMKREREVSVGYPLVVSTWPFIKAVRAAWEAVRNGYSAIDAVVEGCSACEELRCDGTVGPGGSPDENGETTIDALLMDGATMEVGAVAAMRYVKDGIAAARLVMRHTRHTLLVGEMASRFAISMGLPGPADLSSPDSMDKWTKWKENSCQPNFWKNVSPSHGCGPYLPVDETSTATNGCNSTIGLPESCRINRHSHDTISMAVIDERRHIAVGTSTNGATFKIPGRVGDGPIAGSSSYADDEVGACGATGDGDIMMRFLPCYQVVESMRLGMEPKRAAEDAVLRIGRKYPDFVGAVFAVNRDGVHGGACYGWTFQYSVRSPNMQDVEVFTVLPLSVR from the exons ATGGCGCGTGTTGTGAACGAAATCATGCTCTGCTCGGTTCTTTTTGTTATCTAT gttggaggaggagaagggaaCGATCTCGAGCAGGTGGGTGTTCTTTCTTTGGACAAGAATGGGGGTATCATTGGAGAAGATGATGGAGTTATGAAGCGAGAACGTGAGGTTTCTGTGGGATATCCTTTGGTAGTAAGCACATGGCCCTTCATCAAGGCCGTCAGGGCAGCATGGGAAGCGGTGCGCAATGGGTATTCGGCCATTGATGCAGTAGTCGAGGGGTGCTCCGCATGTGAGGAATTGAGATGTGATGGCACTG TTGGGCCTGGAGGAAGTCCAGATGAAAATGGAGAGACCACAATTGACGCTCTGCTTATGGATGGG GCAACCATGGAAGTTGGGGCTGTTGCTGCTATGAGATACGTAAAAGATGGAATCGCAGCTGCAAGATTAGTCATGAGACACACCAGGCATACTCTGCTTGTTGGGGAGATGGCTTCGAGATTTGCAATTTCCATGGGTCTTCCAGGACCAGCTGATCTAAGCTCCCCAGATTCCATGGATAAATGGACTAAATGGAAGGAGAATTCATGCCAACCTAATTTCTGGAAGAATGTGTCTCCTTCTCATGGATGTGGGCCTTATCTTCCTGTTGATGAAACATCAACTGCAACCAATGGATGCAATTCAACGATTGGGTTACCTGAATCTTGCCGTATCAACCGACACAGCCATGACACAATCTCCATGGCAGTCATTGACGAG AGGAGGCATATTGCTGTCGGTACATCGACAAATGGTGCTACCTTCAAAATCCCTGGAAG GGTTGGTGATGGGCCTATTGCTGGTTCTTCGTCCTATGCTGATGATGAAGTCGGTGCTTGTGGAGCAACAGGTGATGGTGACATCATGATGCGCTTCCTCCCCTG TTACCAAGTTGTTGAAAGCATGAGGCTGGGCATGGAGCCCAAAAGAGCTGCTGAAGATGCCGTTCTGCGGATTGGACGCAAATACCCAGATTTTGTTGGTGCTGTTTTCGCCGTGAACAGGGATGGTGTGCATGGTGGTGCTTGCTATGGATGGACTTTCCAATACTCAGTGAGGAGTCCAAACATGCAAGATGTGGAAGTGTTCACCGTTCTGCCTCTAAGTGTAAGATGA
- the LOC116265926 gene encoding probable isoaspartyl peptidase/L-asparaginase 3 isoform X2: MARVVNEIMLCSVLFVIYALVASCQVGGGEGNDLEQVGVLSLDKNGGIIGEDDGVMKREREVSVGYPLVVSTWPFIKAVRAAWEAVRNGYSAIDAVVEGCSACEELRCDGTVGPGGSPDENGETTIDALLMDGATMEVGAVAAMRYVKDGIAAARLVMRHTRHTLLVGEMASRFAISMGLPGPADLSSPDSMDKWTKWKENSCQPNFWKNVSPSHGCGPYLPVDETSTATNGCNSTIGLPESCRINRHSHDTISMAVIDERRHIAVGTSTNGATFKIPGRVGDGPIAGSSSYADDEVGACGATGDGDIMMRFLPCYQVVESMRLGMEPKRAAEDAVLRIGRKYPDFVGAVFAVNRDGVHGGACYGWTFQYSVRSPNMQDVEVFTVLPLSVR; the protein is encoded by the exons ATGGCGCGTGTTGTGAACGAAATCATGCTCTGCTCGGTTCTTTTTGTTATCTAT GCGCTTGTTGCGTCTTGTCAGgttggaggaggagaagggaaCGATCTCGAGCAGGTGGGTGTTCTTTCTTTGGACAAGAATGGGGGTATCATTGGAGAAGATGATGGAGTTATGAAGCGAGAACGTGAGGTTTCTGTGGGATATCCTTTGGTAGTAAGCACATGGCCCTTCATCAAGGCCGTCAGGGCAGCATGGGAAGCGGTGCGCAATGGGTATTCGGCCATTGATGCAGTAGTCGAGGGGTGCTCCGCATGTGAGGAATTGAGATGTGATGGCACTG TTGGGCCTGGAGGAAGTCCAGATGAAAATGGAGAGACCACAATTGACGCTCTGCTTATGGATGGG GCAACCATGGAAGTTGGGGCTGTTGCTGCTATGAGATACGTAAAAGATGGAATCGCAGCTGCAAGATTAGTCATGAGACACACCAGGCATACTCTGCTTGTTGGGGAGATGGCTTCGAGATTTGCAATTTCCATGGGTCTTCCAGGACCAGCTGATCTAAGCTCCCCAGATTCCATGGATAAATGGACTAAATGGAAGGAGAATTCATGCCAACCTAATTTCTGGAAGAATGTGTCTCCTTCTCATGGATGTGGGCCTTATCTTCCTGTTGATGAAACATCAACTGCAACCAATGGATGCAATTCAACGATTGGGTTACCTGAATCTTGCCGTATCAACCGACACAGCCATGACACAATCTCCATGGCAGTCATTGACGAG AGGAGGCATATTGCTGTCGGTACATCGACAAATGGTGCTACCTTCAAAATCCCTGGAAG GGTTGGTGATGGGCCTATTGCTGGTTCTTCGTCCTATGCTGATGATGAAGTCGGTGCTTGTGGAGCAACAGGTGATGGTGACATCATGATGCGCTTCCTCCCCTG TTACCAAGTTGTTGAAAGCATGAGGCTGGGCATGGAGCCCAAAAGAGCTGCTGAAGATGCCGTTCTGCGGATTGGACGCAAATACCCAGATTTTGTTGGTGCTGTTTTCGCCGTGAACAGGGATGGTGTGCATGGTGGTGCTTGCTATGGATGGACTTTCCAATACTCAGTGAGGAGTCCAAACATGCAAGATGTGGAAGTGTTCACCGTTCTGCCTCTAAGTGTAAGATGA